A region of the Sinorhizobium arboris LMG 14919 genome:
TGATGGTCGGCCAGGAGCCGATGGTGCGCACGCTTACCAACGCCTTCGAAACCGGCCGCATCGCCCAGGCCTATATGCTGACCGGCGTGCGCGGCGTCGGCAAGACGACGACGGCGCGCATTCTGGCGCGGGCGCTTAACTACAAGACGGCCGAGATCGACAAGCCCACCATCGACCTGCGCATCCCCGGCGAACATTGCCAGGCGATCATGGACGGCCGCCATGTCGACGTGATCGAGATGGATGCCGCCTCGCATACCGGTATCGACGATATCCGTGAGATCATCGAGCAGGTACGCTATCGACCGGTCTCCGCGCGCTACAAAGTCTATATCATTGACGAAGTGCACATGCTCTCGACGCAAGCCTTCAACGGCCTGTTGAAGACGCTCGAGGAGCCGCCGGAGCATGTGAAGTTCATCTTCGCGACGACCGAAATCCGTAAGGTTCCGGTTACCGTTCTGTCGCGCTGCCAGCGCTTCGATCTCCGGCGCATCGGCGCCTCCGATCTGGTCGGCCTCTTCTCGACCATTCTCGGCAAGGAGGGTGTATCCTTCGATCCCGAGGCGCTGGCGATGGTGGCGCGGGCAGCGGAAGGCTCGGCGCGCGACGGTCTGTCGCTGCTCGATCAGGCGATCGCCCACGGCGGCGGTTCGGTCGAGGCCGACACAGTTCGCTCGATGCTCGGCCTGGCCGACCGGGCGCGCATCGTCGATCTCTTCGAACGCATCATCAAGGGCGATGTCGCCGGTGCGCTTCACGAATTCGCCGTCCAGTACGACGCCGGCGCCAACCCGATCGTGGTTCTCACCGACCTCGCCGACTTCACCCATCTGGTGACAAGGCTGAAATACGTGCCGGAGGCGGTCAACGACCAGTCGCTGAGCGAGGTCGAGCGCACGCGCGGGGCCGAATTCGCCGGCAGCGTTGCAGTCACGACGCTTTCGCGCATCTGGCAGATGCTGCTCAAGGGCATTCCCGAGGCGGAGAGCTCGGCGCGTCCCGCTGGTGCTGCCGAGATGGTGCTGATCAGACTGGCCCACGCGGCCCATCTGCCTTCGCCCGAAGAGGCCGCGCGCCGGCTCCTCGATCTTTCGGGGGGCGAAGGCGGAGGGCGTCCCGCGCCGAGTGGCGGTGGCGGTGGCGCGCAGGCGCTTGCAAGCGCGCCCGTCGAGGCGCGCGCTATGGAGACGGCAGTCTCGCGTCCCGGCGGCAATGGCGCGACCATGCTGCGGGCCGTGCCGAGCTCCGCGCCAGAACCGATCGGCATCGGCCGTATCGAAGACCGGCCGAATCCGAGCGCCGCTGCCAAACCCGAACCGAAGGTTCCGGTCAACTCCATCGGCGATATCGCCGATCTCTGCGCCAAGAATCGCGACATCAAGCTGAAGACGATGGTGCGCGGTTTCTTGAGGCTCGTGCATATCGAGCCGGGGCGGCTCGATGTCAATCTGCCCGACGACGCACCGAAGACCCTGCTGAACGAGCTCGCGGTCAAGCTCAAGGAGTGGACGGGCATTCACTGGGTCGTGAGCTACAGCCGGGAGCAGGGCGAGCCGACGCTGATCGAGGCCGAGCAGCGCGCCCAGGAGCAGCGCGTCAACGATGCGCGCGAGGACCCCGACGTCGCTGCCATTCTTGCGCGCTTTCCAGGTGCCAGGATCACCGACGTGCGCATCCGCGTTGCGGAAGAGGAGGTCGAGTCCCTCGCTCCGGCCACGGCCGAATCCGAGGACGGCGACATCGTCCCGGGCGACGATATCGAATAGGCGCGCATCGCACGGAAGCGACGCTTTGGAGCATTTTCAGGGAGAGGGTGTAACGGTTTCCCCCCGGAAGTGCGTTGTGCCAGACACTTGGATGGTTTCACCATTCGAGGAACGGTGAAACGATCGGAACGAGATACCAGAGAACAGGAGACGATGATGCGCGACATCATGGGCATGATGGGCAAGGTCAAGGAAATGCAGGCCAAGATGGAGAAGATGCAGGCGGAGATCGCCGCACTCGAAATCGACGGCACCTCCGGCGGCGGCCTCGTCACAGTCCGCCTCGACGGCAAGGGCCACATGAAGAGCCTGAAGGTCGATCCCTCGCTCTTCAAGGAAGACGATGTCGAAATCCTCGAAGACCTGATCGTCGCGGCCCATAAGGATGCCAAGGACAAGGCCGAAGCGGTGCAGGCGGAAAAGACCCGCGAGCTGACAGCCGGCCTGCCGATCCCTCCGGGCATGAAGCTGCCGTTCTGAGCGTCATTGAGGATCCGAGGGGGAGTCGATACGTCCCCCGACGTCAGCCGGTCCGATTTGAAGGCTTTGTGATTTCCAGCTCAGGACATCTGCAAGCCCCTGGCAACGACTGAAAAGCGTGCTACGTTGCCGGCCGTTTTCCCGAGGAGGAAATGCCATGACCGTCGCATCGCTGCTCGTTTTCGCCGGGGCGCTGCTGATAGCTGCCGGGTCGCCGGGGCCGAGCATCGCAGCGCTCGTCGCCCGCGTGCTCAGCAAAGGTGCGCGTGATGTGCTGCCTTTCCTCGCCGCCATGTGGATCGGCGAGGCGGTCTGGCTCTCCTTCGCAGTGGCCGGTCTTGCGGCGATCGCCGAGACGTTCCATTGGATGTTCATGGCAATCAAATGGGCGGGCGTCGGCTATCTCCTCTTCCTCGCCTGGAAGATGTGGTCGGCCGAGCCGCAAACGCCGGGCGAAAGCCTGCCGGAATCGCGGTCTGCATCGAAGATGTTCTTCGCCGGGCTGACGGTTACGCTCGGCAATCCGAAGATCATGATGTTCTATGTCGCATTGCTGCCCTCGATCATCGACCTCGGCTCGGTCGGCCTCTTCGGCTGGGCCGAGCTGGTCGCTACCATGTTCGTCGTGCTTGTCGTCATCGATCTCGCCTGGGTGCTGATGGCGGCAAAGGCGCGGCAGTTCCTGCGAAGCCGCCGCGCGGTCCGGATCGTCAACCGTGCCAGTGCGGGCACGATGGCCGGCGCGGCGGTGGCTATCGCCACGCGCTGAGCCGTACGATTCCGTTTGGCGACGATATGCGCTTGGGCTAAAAGCCCGGCATGGCAAAGCGAGTCACCGGTCCCGAAATCGAAAAGCTCATCCAGCTCCTGGCGAAGGTCCCGGGCCTCGGGCCCCGTTCCGCCCGCCGCGCGGCGCTGCATCTCGTCAAGAAGAAGGAGCAGCTGCTCGGACCCCTTGCCGAGGCCATGGGGGAGGCTCACCGCAAAGTCAGGGTCTGCTCCTGCTGCGGCAATGTCGATACCATCGATCCCTGCACGGTCTGCACCGACGAGCGGCGCGACCAGGCGGTGATCATCGTGGTTGAGGACGTCGCCGATCTCTGGGCGCTGGAGCGCGCCGGGGCCATGAACGCGGCCTATCACGTGCTCGGCGGAACGCTGTCGCCGCTCGACGGCATCGGACCGGACGATCTGAACATAAGGGGCCTTGTCGACCGCGTCGCCAAGGGGGATGTGCGTGAACTGATCATCGCCGTCAATGCGACCGTCGAGGGCCAGACGACGGCGCATTACATCACCGATCAGCTCGAAGGCATGGAGGTGAGGATCACACGCCTCGCCCATGGCGTGCCCGTCGGCGGCGAGCTCGACTATCTCGACGAGGGAACGCTGGCCGCCGCGCTCAGGGCAAGAACGACGATTTGAAGGGATGCCGATGCGTTTGAAGCCTCGTATTCGCTCGTGGTTTGCAGATCTTCGTACAGGGGCTACCGCCAACGGGGGGAGCTACCGCACGCGCTTGATCGCCACGCTTGCTGTGTTCTTCGCACTCCACCTTCCCGCTCACGCCGCTACCAAGGCCGACGTCGAAGCGCAGTTCCGCCAATGGCTCCAAGACGATCTCTGGCCGGAGGCGCAGAGGGCGGGCATATCGACCGCGGCCTTCAAAGCGGCCGTCGGGGGCGTCAAGCTCGATTGGGACCTGCCCGATCTGGCCCCGCCCGGCTTCCCGAAACCGAAGCAGCGCAAGCAGAGCCAGGCCGAGTTTTCCGCCCCTGGGCATTATTTCTCGGAAAAGCGCCTGCAGGGTCTTGCGGCTACGGGCCGCAGCCTCGCCTCGGCCCACGCCTCGACCTTGAAGCGCATCGAGAGGACTTATGGTGTTCCCGGTCCGATCGTCCTGGCCATCTGGGGCAAGGAATCCGGCTTCGGTCGGGCGAAGATCCCGCATCCGATCATGGATGTGCTGGCGACCAAGGCTTTCATGTCGACGCGGCCGGAGCTTTTCCGGCGCGAGCTGATCGCGGCGCTGCATATACTCGACAGCGGGGACGTCGAGGAGGCGGAAATGCGCGGCTCCTGGGCCGGCGCCATGGGCCAGCCGCAGTTCCTGCCTTCGAGCTTTCTGAAATATGCCGTCGACTTCGACGGCGACGGCCGCCGCGACATCTGGAACTCCGTGCCCGACAGCCTCGCTTCCATCGCGAACTATCTGGCGCAGAAGGGCTGGCTGAGCGGGCGCGACTGGGGTTTCGAGGTCGCGATCCCGGCGGGCGTCTCCTGTGCCCAGGAGGGCCCGGATCTCGCCCGCCCGATCGCCGAATGGGCCGGCATGGGCATCGGCCGCGTTTCAGGCAAGGCCTTCCCGGCGGCAGAACGTCAGTCCGCAGGCATGATGCTTGTCCCGGCGGGAACCCACGGACCGCAATTCATCGTCACGCCGAATTTCTACGTGATCAAGGAATACAACAATTCCGATCTCTATGCGCTCTACATCGGCAATCTCGCCGATCGCATCGCATCCGGCGGAGGCGCTTTCCGGAGCAAATGGGGCGATGTCGGTGGCATGCTGCGATCCGATGTGCTTGGCATGCAGAAGGCGCTGGTTGCGAAGGGCTACGACGTCGGCAAGGCCGACGGACTGCCGGGTTACAAGACGCGCCGCTCGCTTGGCGACTGGCAGGCGAAGAGCGGTCTCAAACCGACCTGCTTTCCCGATCCGTCGCTGAAGGCGAAGCTGCGGTGATCTTCGGTTGCGTGCGCGTGCCTGCGCCCCTCATCGGCCTGCCGGCACCTTCTTCTCCCCGCACGCGGGAAGAGGGGTAGGGTGAGGGGCTGATCACGCCGACCTCACTCAATGCATCTCGACGGATCGCTTGTAGCGCTCGTAATGGCCGGGAACGATCGTCTGCCGTTCGATCATGCGATGGACGCGCGGCGGGTTCGGGCCGCTATGGAGCGAGGTCAGCTTGTCGCCGACGGCCGCGTCGGCCTGAGTGCGCCGCTGGTTATGGCGGACATATTCGATCCAGGTCGGCACGTGGTAGGTCTCGGTCCAGGTAGTCGGGTTTTCGAGGTCGCGCATCAATGCCCAGTGCCCGGCTCCGTCGCGGATGCGAATGCGGCGCCGCTCCGCCATCGTCTTCAGGAATTCGGGGATGTCCTGATCGGCGATTTCATAGTCGATCATAACGACGATCGGGCCGCTGCGCGGTTTCAGGTCGAGCTCAAGCAGCGGTTCGTTGAAGCGGTTCAGGGGATCGAGATTCAGCGACGTGAATTCCGGCAGGGCGAAGCGTAAACCGATCGCCGCCCCCGCAAGCATCAGAATACAGGAGCCGATAAGAGCGTTGGCAGCGCCGTATTGTTCGGCGGTGACGCCCCAGAGCCAGCTGCCGCCGGCGATCCCGCCGAAGGTCATCGTCTGGTAGAGCGAAAGCGCCCGGCCGACCACCCAGCGCGGGGTCGAGAGCTGTACCGTCGTATTGAAGAGCGACAGCGCCAGCACCCAGCAGGCACCGGAAACGGCGAGCACGAGACAGGTTAGCCAAGCCTGCGAGCTGAGGGCCGTGACCAGCGCGCTGAAGGCGAAGCCGGCGAAGGCATAACGCACGATCGCCTCGCTCGTGAGGAACTCCCTCAGCCTTGCGCTCAGGAGCGCGCCGCCGATCGCGCCGAGGCCGAAGGCGCCGAGCATGACGCCGTAGGTGAGCGGCCCGCCGCCGACAAGGTCCCGCGCAACCAGCGGCAGAAGCGCGAGGATCGCGCTTGCCGACAGGCCGAAGGCGAAGCCGCGTACGAGCACCTTGCCGATATTGGGCGACATCGCCACATAGCGCAGCCCGGCAGAAACCGCGCGCCCGAGCGTCTCGCGCGGCAGCCGGTTTTCCGCTGCGGCCGGTTTCCACCGGGCGAGCGCGAAAAGGATCGCGAAATAGCTGAGCGTGTTGGCCGCGAAAGCGGCCGCCGCACCCGCAGCCGCCACGATCGCGCCGCCGATCGCCGGGCCCACGCTGCGGGTGATGTTGAAGCCCATGCTGTTCAGCGCAACCGCCGCCGGCAGATCGTCGCGTGGAACCATATCGCCGACCGAGGCCTGCCAGGACGGATTGTTGAGGGCCGTGCCGCAGCCGAGAAGAAAGGTGAAGATGAGCAGGAGCCAAGGGGTCACCAGCCCGAAATAGGCGCAGACGGTGAGCAGCGCCGACACCGCGAGCATGAAGCTCTGCGCGACCAGCATGATCCGCCGCCGGTCGAAATTGTCGGCAAGCGCGCCGGAAACCAGCGAGAAGAGCATGATCGGCAGCGAGGTCGACGCCTGCACCAGCGCCACCATGTTGACCGATTGCGAAATGGAGGTCATGAGCCAGGCCGCACCCACGGCTTGAATCAGGCCGCCGAAATTGGAGGCCAGGCTCGCGATCCAGATGGTGCGGAAAATGTCGTGCCTGAAGGGCGCCAATGGCGAGATGCGGTTCGTCACCTCTGATCTCTTTCGGTTGATCATGATGTGGATTGCATCGTTATAAACGTCGAATCGCGATGCGCCAGCCGCTGAAACTTGCGATCGGGCCGAAAGGTCCGATCCCGCACCTTCGCGACCCTTGCAATTTCCGGCAATGAAGCGTATATGAGCGTCAAATTCTTGATCGGTTAGATGAAGAGTGGGGCCGTGAGGACCCGCTCTTTTTTATTAGCCGTTCCGACGAGGAGAGGATCGTTTGTCCGATACGACAACGGCTGACAATGCGAATGAACCCCGGCTGATTACCGAAACCGGCCTCGACCGGCGTGTTGCCGACATCATCGAGCCGGTGCTGGTGGATGTGGGATTCCGCCTGGTGCGCGTGCGCATGTCGGGCCAGAATGGCCTGACGCTGCAGATCATGACCGAACGCAACGACGGCACCATGACCGTCGAGGATTGCGAGGAGGTCTCCAAGGCGATCTCGCCGGTTCTCGATGTGGAAGATCCGATCGACAAGGCGTATCATCTCGAGGTGTCATCGCCGGGTATCGATCGACCAATGGTGCGCAGGTCCGACTTTATCCGCTGGCAGGGCCACCTGGTGAAGTGCGAGACGTCGGTCATGGTCGAAGGGCGCAAGCGCTTCCGCGGCAAGATCGTGGCGGTGGACGAGGATGGTTTCCGCCTCGAACGCGACCAGCCGGCCTATGGCGAAGAGGCGGCCGTCACGATCCCGTTCACGGCCCTTTCGGAGGCGCGGCTGATCCTTACGGACGAGCTCATCCGCGACGCGCTGACGGCCGACAAGAAGGCGAAGGCCGCGCGCGCCGCCAACGAAAATTTCGAAGACGAAGACACAGACAACGAATAAGGCTGGGTGCGCTTTCGGTGCGCCTGCAACAGACGGAGACAAGACATGGCAGTCAGTGCTAACCGGCTCGAACTTCTGCAGATCGCAGATGCTGTGGCACGCGAAAAGGTGATCGACCGCGAGATCGTTCTGGCCGCGATGGCGGATGCGATCCAGAAGGCGGCTCGTTCGCGCTACGGTTCGGAATCGAACATCCGCGCCGACATCAACCCGAAGACCGGTGAGATCCGTCTCCAGCGCCTCCTGGAAGTGGTCGAGCACGCCGAGGATTATTCGACTCAGATCCCGATCGAGCTTGCCCGCGACCGCAATCCCGATGCGAAACTCGGCGATTTCATCGCCGATCCGCTGCCGCCCATGGACTTCGGCCGCATTGCCGCACAGTCCGCCAAGCAGGTCATCGTGCAGAAGGTGCGCGAAGCCGAGCGTGACCGCCAGTACGAGGAATTCAAGGATCGTGTCGGCGAAATTGTCAACGGCACCGTCAAGCGCGTCGAATACGGCAATGTCATCGTCGATCTCGGCCGTGGCGAAGGCATCATCCGGCGCGACGAGATGATTCCGCGTGAGAACATGCGCTATGGCGACCGTGTCCGCGCCTTCGTCTATGACGTCCGCCGCGAGCAGCGCGGGCCGCAGATCTTCCTGTCGCGCACCCACCCGCAGTTCATGGTGAAGCTCTTCACGATGGAGGTGCCGGAAATCTATGACGGCATCATCCAGATCAAGTCGGTTGCCCGTGATCCGGGCTCGCGCGCCAAGATCGCCGTCGTCTCCAACGACTCGTCGATCGATCCGGTCGGCGCCTGCGTCGGTATGCGCGGCTCGCGCGTGCAGGCCGTGGTCGGCGAACTCCAGGGCGAGAAGATCGACATCATTCCCTGGTCGCCGGATCCGGCATCCTTCATCGTCAACGCGCTGCAGCCGGCGGAAGTGGCCAAGGTGGTCCTCGACGAGGATGC
Encoded here:
- a CDS encoding DNA polymerase III subunit gamma/tau, with amino-acid sequence MSDEAPTSSPNLPVEKPAAYRVLARKYRPRDFSDLMVGQEPMVRTLTNAFETGRIAQAYMLTGVRGVGKTTTARILARALNYKTAEIDKPTIDLRIPGEHCQAIMDGRHVDVIEMDAASHTGIDDIREIIEQVRYRPVSARYKVYIIDEVHMLSTQAFNGLLKTLEEPPEHVKFIFATTEIRKVPVTVLSRCQRFDLRRIGASDLVGLFSTILGKEGVSFDPEALAMVARAAEGSARDGLSLLDQAIAHGGGSVEADTVRSMLGLADRARIVDLFERIIKGDVAGALHEFAVQYDAGANPIVVLTDLADFTHLVTRLKYVPEAVNDQSLSEVERTRGAEFAGSVAVTTLSRIWQMLLKGIPEAESSARPAGAAEMVLIRLAHAAHLPSPEEAARRLLDLSGGEGGGRPAPSGGGGGAQALASAPVEARAMETAVSRPGGNGATMLRAVPSSAPEPIGIGRIEDRPNPSAAAKPEPKVPVNSIGDIADLCAKNRDIKLKTMVRGFLRLVHIEPGRLDVNLPDDAPKTLLNELAVKLKEWTGIHWVVSYSREQGEPTLIEAEQRAQEQRVNDAREDPDVAAILARFPGARITDVRIRVAEEEVESLAPATAESEDGDIVPGDDIE
- a CDS encoding YbaB/EbfC family nucleoid-associated protein; protein product: MRDIMGMMGKVKEMQAKMEKMQAEIAALEIDGTSGGGLVTVRLDGKGHMKSLKVDPSLFKEDDVEILEDLIVAAHKDAKDKAEAVQAEKTRELTAGLPIPPGMKLPF
- a CDS encoding LysE family translocator, whose amino-acid sequence is MTVASLLVFAGALLIAAGSPGPSIAALVARVLSKGARDVLPFLAAMWIGEAVWLSFAVAGLAAIAETFHWMFMAIKWAGVGYLLFLAWKMWSAEPQTPGESLPESRSASKMFFAGLTVTLGNPKIMMFYVALLPSIIDLGSVGLFGWAELVATMFVVLVVIDLAWVLMAAKARQFLRSRRAVRIVNRASAGTMAGAAVAIATR
- the recR gene encoding recombination mediator RecR; the encoded protein is MAKRVTGPEIEKLIQLLAKVPGLGPRSARRAALHLVKKKEQLLGPLAEAMGEAHRKVRVCSCCGNVDTIDPCTVCTDERRDQAVIIVVEDVADLWALERAGAMNAAYHVLGGTLSPLDGIGPDDLNIRGLVDRVAKGDVRELIIAVNATVEGQTTAHYITDQLEGMEVRITRLAHGVPVGGELDYLDEGTLAAALRARTTI
- a CDS encoding lytic murein transglycosylase gives rise to the protein MIATLAVFFALHLPAHAATKADVEAQFRQWLQDDLWPEAQRAGISTAAFKAAVGGVKLDWDLPDLAPPGFPKPKQRKQSQAEFSAPGHYFSEKRLQGLAATGRSLASAHASTLKRIERTYGVPGPIVLAIWGKESGFGRAKIPHPIMDVLATKAFMSTRPELFRRELIAALHILDSGDVEEAEMRGSWAGAMGQPQFLPSSFLKYAVDFDGDGRRDIWNSVPDSLASIANYLAQKGWLSGRDWGFEVAIPAGVSCAQEGPDLARPIAEWAGMGIGRVSGKAFPAAERQSAGMMLVPAGTHGPQFIVTPNFYVIKEYNNSDLYALYIGNLADRIASGGGAFRSKWGDVGGMLRSDVLGMQKALVAKGYDVGKADGLPGYKTRRSLGDWQAKSGLKPTCFPDPSLKAKLR
- a CDS encoding MFS transporter; this translates as MINRKRSEVTNRISPLAPFRHDIFRTIWIASLASNFGGLIQAVGAAWLMTSISQSVNMVALVQASTSLPIMLFSLVSGALADNFDRRRIMLVAQSFMLAVSALLTVCAYFGLVTPWLLLIFTFLLGCGTALNNPSWQASVGDMVPRDDLPAAVALNSMGFNITRSVGPAIGGAIVAAAGAAAAFAANTLSYFAILFALARWKPAAAENRLPRETLGRAVSAGLRYVAMSPNIGKVLVRGFAFGLSASAILALLPLVARDLVGGGPLTYGVMLGAFGLGAIGGALLSARLREFLTSEAIVRYAFAGFAFSALVTALSSQAWLTCLVLAVSGACWVLALSLFNTTVQLSTPRWVVGRALSLYQTMTFGGIAGGSWLWGVTAEQYGAANALIGSCILMLAGAAIGLRFALPEFTSLNLDPLNRFNEPLLELDLKPRSGPIVVMIDYEIADQDIPEFLKTMAERRRIRIRDGAGHWALMRDLENPTTWTETYHVPTWIEYVRHNQRRTQADAAVGDKLTSLHSGPNPPRVHRMIERQTIVPGHYERYKRSVEMH
- the rimP gene encoding ribosome maturation factor RimP, with protein sequence MSDTTTADNANEPRLITETGLDRRVADIIEPVLVDVGFRLVRVRMSGQNGLTLQIMTERNDGTMTVEDCEEVSKAISPVLDVEDPIDKAYHLEVSSPGIDRPMVRRSDFIRWQGHLVKCETSVMVEGRKRFRGKIVAVDEDGFRLERDQPAYGEEAAVTIPFTALSEARLILTDELIRDALTADKKAKAARAANENFEDEDTDNE
- the nusA gene encoding transcription termination factor NusA, whose amino-acid sequence is MAVSANRLELLQIADAVAREKVIDREIVLAAMADAIQKAARSRYGSESNIRADINPKTGEIRLQRLLEVVEHAEDYSTQIPIELARDRNPDAKLGDFIADPLPPMDFGRIAAQSAKQVIVQKVREAERDRQYEEFKDRVGEIVNGTVKRVEYGNVIVDLGRGEGIIRRDEMIPRENMRYGDRVRAFVYDVRREQRGPQIFLSRTHPQFMVKLFTMEVPEIYDGIIQIKSVARDPGSRAKIAVVSNDSSIDPVGACVGMRGSRVQAVVGELQGEKIDIIPWSPDPASFIVNALQPAEVAKVVLDEDAERIEVVVPDEQLSLAIGRRGQNVRLASQLTGWDIDILTEQEESERRQKEFNERTQLFMEALDVDEMVGQVLASEGFAQVEELAYVELDEISSIEGFDEDTANELQTRAREYLEKIEAEMDAKRRELGVSDELRAIDGLTSQMLVALGEEGIKTIEDFAGCAADDLVGWTERKDGETKRFEGIFSKFEVTREEAEAMIVQARLAAGWITEEDLVKEQEEQQEQDETIEVAEGADQDA